A section of the Methanosarcina mazei S-6 genome encodes:
- a CDS encoding metallophosphoesterase family protein — MDREIRILHTADTHLGYRQYHSEVRRQDFFKAFETVIKDAVDMQVDAVVHAGDLFDSRNPTLEDLLETMNVLSRLKVANIPFFGIVGNHESKQSTQWLDLFEEMGLAGRLGKAPKMVGDVAIYGIDSVPKSKIPLFDYSGFEIPESLPENCRKLLVMHQIMQPSPFPDWDCAEVIENLPFKADAVLLGDYHEYEKIKVGESWVTYSGSTERNSASEKEPRSYSIITLSGEGLEISRRTIPTRNFLFITAKVDGEEKPFEQIFSAVNEHLEEIPESVVFLDVSGDSGSVLSFSEIEEYLLSKGALVAKVKDARIKDGIPEEVIKVAFHDPDRAVAEELRRMSLNDGGLIVDEVIRSPDVPRSRVDEETENRLLGLIEAIDFKDPDFMIKIPVSHVSPVDPSSSVSSIESSGSVSSIESSGSVSPIDSVSTVSPSSPSSSAIIKEPEELKPPGAAEEIENPKPAGVIEFTAAVAAKSETLRVPVRIQRSESLNESLNKIFEKHDVVPESPETAGSIAGSVETAAEDEISKVTPDSGVITAPQSSSPVSFSDNSQAGFSAISPPESIPSPEILKENSEADADEKPVDGKLSEEKPVGVPDKATKTVKQSHRKGKEKSAVPRQYNLGDYL; from the coding sequence ATGGACCGGGAAATAAGGATACTCCACACAGCAGACACGCACCTGGGATACCGGCAGTACCACAGCGAGGTACGTAGGCAGGACTTTTTTAAGGCTTTTGAGACGGTCATAAAGGATGCGGTTGACATGCAGGTTGATGCTGTCGTGCATGCGGGGGATCTTTTTGATTCACGGAACCCGACCCTTGAAGACCTCCTTGAGACTATGAACGTCCTTTCCCGGTTAAAGGTCGCAAACATACCTTTTTTCGGAATTGTCGGGAACCACGAGAGCAAGCAAAGTACCCAGTGGCTTGACCTCTTTGAGGAAATGGGGCTTGCGGGGAGGCTCGGGAAAGCCCCGAAGATGGTCGGGGATGTAGCAATCTATGGGATTGACAGTGTCCCGAAATCAAAAATTCCTCTTTTCGATTATTCTGGATTTGAAATTCCGGAGTCTCTGCCTGAAAATTGCAGGAAGCTGCTTGTAATGCACCAGATCATGCAGCCTTCCCCGTTTCCGGACTGGGACTGTGCTGAGGTGATAGAAAATCTTCCTTTTAAGGCTGATGCAGTTCTCCTCGGTGACTACCATGAATATGAGAAAATAAAGGTGGGGGAGTCATGGGTCACATACTCGGGGAGCACGGAACGCAACAGCGCATCTGAAAAAGAGCCCCGTTCTTACAGCATTATCACTCTTTCCGGGGAAGGGCTGGAAATCAGTAGAAGGACGATCCCTACCCGAAATTTCCTTTTCATTACTGCAAAAGTTGACGGGGAAGAAAAGCCCTTCGAACAGATTTTTTCTGCTGTAAACGAGCATCTCGAAGAGATTCCTGAATCCGTAGTATTTCTGGATGTTTCAGGAGACTCGGGTTCGGTCCTCTCCTTCAGTGAAATCGAAGAATACCTCCTGAGCAAAGGAGCTCTTGTGGCAAAGGTCAAAGATGCAAGGATAAAAGACGGGATTCCGGAAGAAGTTATTAAAGTTGCATTTCATGACCCTGACAGGGCTGTTGCCGAAGAGCTCCGCAGGATGAGCCTGAACGACGGCGGTCTGATAGTCGATGAGGTTATCCGGAGCCCGGATGTGCCCAGGTCAAGGGTTGATGAAGAGACCGAGAACCGGCTTCTCGGGTTGATTGAGGCAATAGATTTCAAAGACCCGGATTTCATGATAAAAATCCCTGTCAGTCATGTCAGTCCGGTCGATCCCTCCAGCTCTGTCAGCTCAATCGAGTCTTCCGGTTCTGTCAGCTCAATCGAGTCTTCCGGTTCTGTCAGCCCGATCGACTCTGTCAGTACTGTTAGTCCTTCCAGTCCTTCCAGCTCTGCCATAATCAAAGAGCCTGAAGAACTTAAACCGCCAGGTGCAGCTGAAGAAATTGAAAATCCCAAGCCTGCGGGAGTAATTGAGTTTACGGCAGCAGTAGCAGCGAAATCCGAAACCCTGAGGGTTCCTGTGAGAATTCAAAGGTCTGAATCTCTCAACGAATCTCTCAATAAGATTTTTGAAAAACATGATGTAGTCCCCGAATCGCCTGAAACCGCCGGTTCAATTGCCGGTTCTGTGGAAACAGCTGCAGAAGATGAAATTTCTAAAGTAACTCCTGATTCCGGAGTCATTACTGCTCCCCAATCCAGTTCACCGGTTAGTTTCTCAGATAACTCCCAGGCTGGTTTCTCAGCTATTTCTCCGCCTGAAAGCATTCCGTCGCCTGAAATTTTGAAGGAAAATTCTGAAGCAGATGCAGACGAAAAGCCTGTTGACGGAAAGCTTTCTGAAGAAAAGCCTGTTGGGGTTCCGGATAAAGCCACAAAAACTGTAAAGCAGAGCCATAGGAAAGGAAAAGAAAAATCTGCCGTTCCCAGACAGTATAACCTTGGTGATTACCTGTGA
- a CDS encoding type I restriction endonuclease subunit R translates to MIQDKTPPHIKLDERNHVEKPFLNQLHSLDWEIIDLDNKQHPSDSYRQSFTEVVMLPILREQIKIINPWLEDDQVEEVIKQLTASFPGTDLIKNNRHVFSLLLENTSVSENRQTGEKSPTVRFVDFKHRDNNRFIAVCQFKVRILGTEHHIFPDIVLFLNGLPVVVIECKSPKVKDAIPEAIDQILRYSEQRGFKGEGSSPLFYYNQIVIVTCRQEAKFGTITTHNENQFFRWADPYPRTVDELEHGSSGPNDQQRLVAGMLDRNNLLDLIRTFTLFSVNDKGETIKIVGRYQQFRAVKLAVKRLLEGQSPRERSGIIWHTQGSGKSLTMMFMVREMYQHPQLSHWKVVFVTDRTQLEQQLSETSQSIGFTVKAAEFINPKKKPDGKSLKELLHSDSSDLVMAMIHKFREADLKEVFPELNPSPNILVMIDEAHRSQYKTLGANLDKGVPNASRIGYTGTPIDKTERVFGDYIDKYTMRQSIEDGVTLEIIYEGRTHNAEVTDRDEMDKAFEDVFSEYNLKQRLQILGYGSRDAYLEAEPTIEAKAKDMIEHYLTHVFSNGYKAQIVATSREAAVRYKKFIDASLADEITCLEKENPKKLDLSQLKKLKTDVIISGNNNDSPELKAYSDNSKHETSIKSFKMAFGSEEEGITGDMGILIVNNMLLTGFDAPVEQVMYLDKVIFAHNLLQAIARVNRVAGVTKEKGFVVDYVGIGHHLKKALENYDEREQKEVIDTLSFPEDELRELIASHAAIMDLLKKYGLTDLTDYDAFFDLFYDEDLRFEFMLAFKKLTKCLNLIFPARQALEYIDDYKALTEIYGLAGEHFRDGRLSMKGIPPKLRAITDVYLESKGIAVKVKPISILDEDFLKQAGKRTRTKTKAAEVEHAIRHYLDVELDDDPDLQASFAEALANIFREFHDNWERIYEELEELRVRIINASKEPTYGLHRKKQMPLFRMFKHEVFGEKNLSEDEISSLVNLTQQIFLVVERELKLTGFWESIPARNKLKAEIQSILLASEFANMPVLVKNRAQLISRIMEIAEKNNDIILYAE, encoded by the coding sequence ATGATCCAAGACAAAACACCTCCTCACATAAAACTCGACGAACGCAACCACGTCGAAAAACCTTTTCTCAATCAACTTCATAGCCTGGATTGGGAAATTATTGATCTCGATAATAAACAGCATCCCAGTGACAGCTACAGGCAGAGCTTTACCGAGGTGGTGATGCTTCCGATTTTGCGTGAGCAGATCAAGATCATAAATCCTTGGCTGGAAGATGATCAGGTAGAGGAAGTAATTAAGCAACTTACTGCAAGCTTTCCTGGAACCGACCTGATCAAAAACAACCGCCACGTCTTTTCCCTGTTGCTGGAAAACACCAGTGTCAGTGAGAACCGCCAAACAGGTGAAAAAAGCCCAACAGTACGTTTTGTGGATTTTAAGCATCGGGATAACAACCGCTTTATTGCCGTTTGCCAGTTCAAGGTGCGTATCCTCGGTACCGAGCACCATATCTTTCCGGATATCGTACTGTTCCTTAATGGTCTGCCGGTAGTGGTTATCGAGTGCAAATCACCTAAGGTCAAAGATGCTATTCCCGAAGCTATTGACCAGATACTGCGTTACAGTGAACAGCGCGGTTTCAAGGGAGAAGGCAGCTCCCCTCTCTTTTATTACAATCAGATCGTTATCGTCACCTGCCGCCAGGAGGCTAAGTTCGGTACTATTACTACCCATAACGAAAATCAATTCTTCCGCTGGGCTGACCCCTATCCTCGTACTGTTGACGAGCTGGAGCATGGCAGCAGCGGTCCCAATGATCAGCAGCGTCTGGTCGCCGGAATGCTTGACCGCAATAACCTGCTGGATCTCATCCGTACTTTCACTCTATTCTCTGTCAATGATAAAGGCGAGACAATCAAGATCGTGGGCCGCTACCAGCAATTCCGCGCCGTCAAACTGGCTGTCAAGCGCCTTTTAGAAGGTCAGAGCCCTCGAGAAAGAAGCGGGATTATCTGGCACACACAGGGTTCAGGAAAATCTCTTACAATGATGTTCATGGTGCGTGAAATGTACCAGCATCCCCAGCTTTCCCACTGGAAGGTAGTTTTTGTTACCGATAGAACCCAGCTGGAACAACAACTTTCGGAAACAAGTCAGAGCATCGGTTTTACGGTCAAGGCAGCCGAATTTATAAATCCCAAGAAAAAACCAGATGGGAAAAGCTTGAAAGAACTCCTGCATTCGGACTCATCGGATCTGGTTATGGCTATGATCCACAAGTTCCGCGAAGCTGATCTGAAAGAGGTCTTCCCTGAGCTTAATCCTAGCCCGAATATTCTGGTAATGATCGATGAGGCGCACCGTTCTCAGTATAAGACTCTGGGAGCAAACCTTGACAAGGGCGTTCCCAACGCTTCTCGTATTGGGTACACCGGCACGCCCATCGACAAGACCGAGCGGGTCTTTGGCGATTACATAGACAAATACACAATGCGCCAATCCATCGAGGACGGCGTTACTCTGGAGATCATCTACGAAGGTCGCACTCACAATGCCGAAGTCACCGACAGGGATGAAATGGACAAAGCGTTTGAAGATGTGTTCAGCGAATATAACCTCAAGCAACGTCTTCAAATTCTGGGCTATGGCTCTCGAGACGCTTATCTGGAAGCTGAGCCAACTATCGAGGCTAAGGCCAAAGATATGATCGAACACTACCTGACGCATGTGTTCTCCAATGGATACAAAGCCCAGATAGTAGCCACTTCCCGTGAGGCGGCAGTGCGTTATAAGAAATTCATCGATGCTTCATTGGCTGATGAAATTACCTGTTTAGAAAAGGAGAACCCTAAGAAGCTTGATCTTAGCCAGCTAAAGAAGCTGAAAACAGATGTCATCATTTCCGGCAATAATAACGATTCACCAGAACTTAAGGCCTATTCTGACAATTCAAAACACGAAACCAGCATCAAGAGCTTCAAGATGGCCTTTGGGAGTGAAGAAGAAGGAATTACTGGCGATATGGGCATCCTCATCGTCAATAATATGCTGCTGACAGGTTTTGATGCTCCTGTAGAGCAGGTTATGTATCTTGATAAAGTAATCTTCGCACACAATCTCCTTCAGGCTATAGCTCGTGTAAACCGAGTGGCTGGCGTGACCAAGGAAAAAGGTTTTGTGGTTGATTATGTAGGCATCGGTCATCACCTGAAAAAAGCCCTGGAAAACTACGATGAGCGTGAACAAAAAGAAGTGATAGATACCCTCAGTTTCCCAGAGGACGAACTGCGCGAACTCATTGCAAGTCATGCAGCTATCATGGATTTGCTCAAAAAATACGGCCTTACAGATCTAACTGATTATGATGCATTCTTCGATCTTTTCTATGATGAAGACTTGCGTTTCGAGTTCATGCTAGCGTTCAAAAAGCTGACCAAATGCTTAAACCTTATATTCCCTGCCCGACAAGCCCTTGAGTACATTGACGATTATAAGGCTCTCACTGAGATCTATGGGCTGGCAGGTGAACACTTCCGTGATGGACGCTTGAGTATGAAAGGCATCCCTCCGAAACTACGTGCTATTACCGATGTTTATCTTGAGTCAAAAGGCATTGCAGTGAAAGTCAAGCCAATTTCCATCCTCGATGAGGATTTTCTAAAACAAGCAGGCAAACGTACCCGTACCAAAACAAAGGCAGCAGAGGTTGAACACGCAATTCGCCACTATCTTGATGTCGAACTGGATGACGACCCGGACCTTCAAGCTTCTTTTGCAGAAGCATTGGCGAATATTTTTAGAGAATTCCATGACAACTGGGAGAGGATTTACGAGGAACTGGAAGAATTAAGGGTGCGTATCATCAATGCCAGTAAAGAGCCTACTTATGGGCTTCATAGGAAGAAGCAAATGCCGCTGTTCCGAATGTTTAAACACGAAGTCTTTGGAGAGAAAAATCTTAGTGAGGACGAAATCTCTTCGCTTGTCAATCTGACGCAGCAGATCTTTTTAGTCGTAGAGCGTGAATTGAAACTCACCGGATTTTGGGAAAGTATTCCTGCACGCAACAAGTTGAAAGCAGAGATTCAGAGTATACTTCTTGCATCGGAATTTGCAAATATGCCCGTTCTCGTAAAAAACCGTGCTCAACTCATAAGCCGGATCATGGAAATAGCTGAGAAAAACAATGACATCATTCTCTATGCGGAGTAA
- a CDS encoding M48 family metallopeptidase, protein MDLVYTIKRSSKRKKLNITVERDRSIVVHAPEGVSDEKIQQVVDSKRQWIYEKINHPQKYQDLPHPPGKELVSGESALYLGRQYRIELVKMGLSEIKFSQRFLIPATQGEKREETLREWYIGKAKEKIVPRVKKHARELGVNFAEVKIVDNRYRWGSCTVKNNVNFNWRLIKAPMFVIDYVIIHELAHFIEPNHTPRFWNIVRAQSPTMDKAKSWLKENGQLLEQVI, encoded by the coding sequence ATGGATTTGGTCTATACAATTAAAAGATCATCCAAGCGAAAAAAATTAAACATCACCGTAGAAAGGGACCGAAGTATAGTGGTGCATGCACCGGAAGGAGTATCTGACGAAAAAATACAGCAGGTAGTGGATTCAAAACGTCAGTGGATATACGAAAAAATTAACCATCCACAAAAATATCAGGATCTTCCTCATCCACCGGGAAAAGAACTGGTTAGTGGCGAATCCGCACTTTATTTAGGTCGTCAATACCGTATAGAGTTGGTTAAAATGGGCTTATCCGAGATTAAGTTCTCCCAGCGATTCCTTATTCCGGCTACTCAGGGGGAAAAGCGAGAAGAAACCTTGCGAGAGTGGTATATAGGCAAAGCCAAAGAAAAAATTGTCCCGCGAGTCAAGAAACACGCTCGTGAGCTTGGTGTCAACTTTGCCGAGGTCAAGATAGTTGATAACCGCTATCGTTGGGGGTCATGTACCGTGAAGAACAATGTTAACTTCAACTGGCGGTTGATAAAGGCACCAATGTTTGTTATTGATTATGTTATCATTCATGAACTTGCTCATTTTATTGAGCCTAACCATACTCCCAGATTTTGGAATATTGTCCGCGCACAATCTCCAACAATGGATAAGGCAAAATCATGGTTGAAAGAGAATGGACAACTTCTGGAACAGGTAATATGA